A region of Anolis sagrei isolate rAnoSag1 chromosome 2, rAnoSag1.mat, whole genome shotgun sequence DNA encodes the following proteins:
- the MIX23 gene encoding protein MIX23 isoform X1, producing the protein MAAPNSHPNCEDFAEFQELLRVMRTIDDRIVHELNTTVPTLSFVGKIDARQTCKELHQSLSEAHESRDRIIKSCIAQTSNVVKTLQEERKKSLEDITLLKRLRKEQTKLKLMQSELNVEEVVNDRSWKVWRYLMNAAELIINHRRVNDISEGRVSPDSGLQSCQ; encoded by the exons GAATTGCTCAGAGTGATGAGAACAATTGATGACAGAATAGTCCATGAGTTAAATACTACAGTTCCAACATTATCTTTTGTAGGAAAAATTGATGCTCGCCAAACTTGTAAAGAGCTTCACCAGTCG CTGTCAGAGGCTCATGAAAGTAGAGACAGAATAATCAAAAGCTGTATTGCCCAAACATCTAATGTAGTAAAGACTTtgcaagaagagaggaagaaatctCTGGAGGACATAACCTTATTAAAAAGGCTCAGGAAAGAACAGACAAAG TTGAAATTAATGCAATCAGAACTGAATGTTGAAGAAGTGGTAAACGATAGAAGCTGGAAGGTATGGAG GTATTTAATGAACGCTGCAGAGCTCATTATAAACCACCGAAGAGTCAATGATATAAGTGAGGGGAGAGTTTCCCCTGATAGTGGACTTCAGTCATGCCAATAA